In the Sandaracinus amylolyticus genome, GATCGGCGGCCGCATCCCCGAGCGCTGATCGATCGCGCGCAGCCCCGTGCGCAGCGCCTCGCGCGTGGAGAGCTGCAGCGCGCGATCGACGCTCGTGTGCACGACGTACCCGCCGCGCTGCGCCGCCTCCTCGCCGACGCGCTCGGTGAGCACGCGACGCGCGACGTCCATGATCTCCGGCGCGCTCTGTCGCGACTCGGGCAGCGGCGCGAGCTCCACGTGCGCCTCGCGCGCGGCGCGGATCTCCTCGACGGTGAGATCGGGCCAGTACTCCTCGCGCTTGCGCTCCAGCTGATCGAGCACGAAGCGCTGGCGCCGCCGCGACGCCTCGGGATGGGTGCGCGGCGAGAGGTGCGTCGGCGACTGCGGGATCCCCGCGAGCAGCGACGCCTCTGCGAGCGTGAGCTCCGAGACGTCCTTGCCGAAGTAGAACTGCGACGCTTCCTGCACGCCGTAGCGGCCGTGCCCGAAGTTGATGTGGTTCAGATAGAGCCCGAGGATCTCGTCCTTGCTGAGCTCTTCCTCGACGTGCCGCGCGAGGATCAGCTCGCGGATCTTCCGCTCCCAGCTGCGCTCGGGCCCGAGCAGCAGGTTCTTCACGAGCTGCTGCGTGATGGTCGACGTGCCGCGGAAGTTCCCGCCGTCGAGCACGCCGCGCACCACCGCGCGGAACAGACCCGCGTAGTCGAGCCCCTCGTGGCGATAGAAGTCGGCGTCCTCCGCGGCGAGCACCGAGAGCACGAGCACGCGCGGCACACGATCGAGCGGCACCACCGTGCGTCGCTCGGTGAAGATCTCACCGACGAGCGAGCCGTCGCGATCGACGACGCGCGTCACCTGCGGCTCCTGGAACGTGCGCAGCGACGCGACGTCGGGCAGGTCGCGCGAGTAGTACGCGATCACGCCCGCGAACCCGAGCACCGCGAGCACCACGAGCACCACGAGCGCGATCAGCCCGCGGCCGATCCAGCGCCACACCCCGGGGCGCCCTCGACGCGCGCGCGGATGCTCGCGCACGCTCGCGAGCGGCCGCCGGGTGCGGAGGCTCGGGCTCGTGCGATCGCGCGAGGCTTTCGTGGTGCGTTCCGCCATGCCCAGGCCGCGACGACGATGCCCCGAGGCGGCCGAATGAGCAACGTTTCCGGACGGTCCCGGGATTCCTGCGTGCTCGTGCGATGCTGTGCGCGTCACGCCGATGCCCGACACCCGCTCCCATCGCGGCGCCGCGCCGCAGGACGAGTCGCTCTTCGACGAGCACGCGCTGCCCGCGCTGCGCGACGCGGTGCTCGAGCTCTCGTGGCTCCTGTCGCGCGGCTACTCCGACACCAGCGCCCTCGCGCTCGTCGGCAATCGACACTCGCTCACCGCGCGCCAGCGCACCGCGGTCATGCGCTGCGCGTGCACCGACGCCCAGCGCGATCACCGCCGCGCCCGCGCGCTCCCGCTCGATGCGATCCGCGATCGCGACGTCGACATCGACGGCTTCAACGCGCTGATCGTCGGCGAGAGCGCGCTCTCGGGCGGGCTCGTGCTCGTGGGTCGCGACCGTGCGCACCGCGACCTCGCGAGCGTGCACGGCACGTGGCGCCGCGTGTCCGAGACCTCGCAGGTGATCGTCGCGATCGGCGAAGCGCTCGCGCGCGGCGCGCCGCGCACGATCCGCTGGCACCTCGATCGACCGGTGGGCAACAGCGGTCGCCTGCGCGCGCTGCTCGCCGAGATCGCCGAGGAGCACGGCTGGCACTGGGCGATCGATCTCGATGACGCGCCCGATCGCGTGCTCGCTGCGTCGTCGTCGATCGTCGCGACCGGCGACGGCTGGATCCTCGATCGCGTCGAGGGCTGGATCGATCTGCCCGCCGCGGTGATCGCCGCGCATCCCGGCGCGTGGCTCGTCGACCTCGCGCCCTAGATCCGCTCTTTCACCACGCGCTCGGCGTCGCGCACCGTCGCGAGCAGGAACCTCGCGCGGATCTCGTCGCGCGCGGCCTCGTCGAGATCGCCGTGCCGCCCGCGCGACGCGACGTAGAGCGTGATCGCCGACGCGACGCTCACGTTGAGGCTCTCGACGAAGCCCTCCATCGGGATGCGATACACGCCGTCGACGCGGGCGCGCACCTCGGGCGACGCGCCCTTGTGCTCGTTGCCGAAGACGATCGCGACCTTCGGCTTCTTCGCGAGCTCCTCGGGCCCGATGTCGCCGTCCATCGCCGCGACGAACACCTCGTACCCGCGCGCGTGCAGGTGATCCATGCACGCGACCGGTCCCTCGTGGCGCACCAGATCGAGCCAGCGATGCGTTCCGCGCGTCACGCGATGCGACACCGCGAAGCGATGACGCCCCTCGATCACGTGCACCTCCTGGCACCCGAACGCGTCCGCCGAGCGCATCACCGCCGCGCCGTTGTGCGGGTCCGCGAGGTCCTCGAGCACCGGCACCAGCGAGCGCGTGCGCCGCGACACCACGGCCTCGATGCGAGCCCAGCGCTGCGGCGTCACGAGCGGCGAGAGCACGCGCACGATCTCCGCGGCCGGCTTGGGCAGCGGAGCGAGCCCTGCGAGCTCGATCACCTCGGGAAGGTCGCGCTTCATCGCGCGCAACAGTGAAGCGGCGCGCGCGCGCCGCAACCGTCACCCTCGCGATTTGCGGCCCGCGTCGATCTCCGAGTACTGGAAGCTGTCGCTGATCTCCGTCGGGTCGTCGGGGCCCTGCACCACCGAGATCGTGAGATCGGAGAGCGTGTGATCCGAGGGCTGCGGCGCGAGCGGCGCGCGCGCATCGGGGAGCGAGCGGAACGGTCGATCCGACGAGCGCTGCGGCTTGCCGCGCACCGCGCGCACCGCCGAGAGCATGTCGTCCGCGGTCTGGAAACGACGCAGCGGATCGAACGAGAGCGCCTTGAGGATCACGTTCTCGAGCGCGTCGGGCAGGTGCGGCCGCAGCGAGCGCGGCGGCGCCGGACGCGTGTTGAGGATCTTCGCCATCAGCGCGTTGTAGTTGTCGGCGCGGAACGGCAGCGATCCCGTGAGCGCTTCGTAGAGCACGATGCCCATCGCCCAGATGTCGACGCGATGATCGACGCCGCGCTCGCCGCGCGCCTGCTCGGGCGCGAGGTAGTACGGCGTGCCCACCACCACGCCGGTCTGCGTGAGCGAGAGCGTGTGATCGTTGAGCAGCGACTTCGAGACGCCGAAGTCGAGCAGCTTCGCGGTGACGAGCCCCGCGCGCTCGTGGAGGAAGATGTTCTCGGGCTTGAGATCGCGATGGACGATGCCGCGCTCGTGCGCGGCCTCGAGCGCGCTCAGCACCTGCTCGGCGTGATCGAGCACCTCGTCGATCGGCAGCGCGCCCTCGAGCCGGATGCGCGCCGCGAGCGTCGCGCCCTCGAGCAGCTCCATCACCTGGTAGGGCGCGCCGTTCTCCAGCGTGCCCAGGTCGAACACCTCGACGATGTTCGGATGACCGATCGACCCCGCGATGCGCGCCTCGCGCAGGAAGCGGCGCTCGCTCTCGCCGCCCTTCGCGTACCCGCGCAGCAGGATCTTGATCGCGACCTGCTTGCCGATGCGCGTGTTCTCGGCGCGGTAGACGACGCCCATGCCGCCCCGCCCGAGCGGCTCGGCGATGAGGTACTTGCCCTCGAGCACCTGGCCCGTGAGCGAGCCCATCGAGCGCGTCGCCTCGGGATCGGCGTCGTTGGGATCCGAGTACGGATGGACGCTGTGGGCCCACTGATAGCCGGGGCCCGCGACCTTCGGCGGCGGCGCCGAGACGCGCTTGCGCTGCTCCGGCACCAGCTGCTTGCCGGTCACGGGGCACGAGGTGGCCTGCGCCTCGTGCGGCATGCCGCAGTGCTTGCAGCGGATGAAGCGTTGCGCGCTCACGATCGCCCGGGGGTCACGTTACCGGCATGCGAGTTCCCATACAAGCGCATCGAAGAGCGACCGTGGTGAGCGAACGCAGCGGCGGGCCGATCTCTTCGCGATCACCCACGCTTACGCGTCAGCGCGCGGCCGGTCGCTGCCCGATGCGCACGCCGATGACGAGCGTGCCGCCCTGCCAGTTCTGTCCCGCGACGAAGAAGGGATCGCCCGGCGAGGCCACGATCTGGAGCAGCGGCAGGTAGTCGCTCTGTCCCGGCGTGTTGATCGACACGCGCACGCGATAGCGCCCGTCCTCGGTGGGCCGCTCGAGCTCGACGCGCAGCTGACGCCCGTTGGGCAGCTGCACCTCGATCGGCTGCTCCGCCGAGAGATGCGACGTCGTCCGCGAGAGCACTTCCATCGTGTGGAAGGCGTTGAACGGCGGGCGGCGCAGCGCGGGGATCTCGGAGAGCGCGGGATCGATCGTCCCCTCGGTCTCGCTCGCGAGCACCACGAACACCTCGCTGCGCACCGCGGCCGCAGAGCCGGTCCCGGCGCGCGCCGTCGTCGCGCTCTGTTGAGCGAGCGCGCGCGGGCACACCGCGATCGAGAGCGCCGCGACGAGCGCGAGCGCGAAGAGCTTCGTCTCGCTGCCCATCATTGCTCCGGCGTGATCTCTTCGGGCGACTCGACCGGCGGCTTCGGCTGCACGTCGGCGAGCCAGACCACCGCGTAGCGCTCTCCGTCGTCGCCCTCGACCGCGAACACCGCGCCCGAGTTCGATCCGAAGTCCACCTCGAGCACCTCGGTCTGGAACACGAGCTCTTCCGCGTCGGGCTCGCCTCCACCGAGATCGATCGCGTCGTCGTCGCGCGACGGCTCGCCGCCCTCGGCGATCGGCTGGCCCTCGGTGCCGGGCGGCGGCTCACCGGGACGCAGCACGAGCAGCAGCACCGCGGCCGCGAGCGCGATCCCCGCGATCACCACGCCGACGATGCGCCGCTGGCGCGCGGGATCGTGGCCCTTCGGCTTGCGCGCCGTCTCCTCGGAGCGCCCGCCCTCGATCGCGCGCAGCGCCGGTTGCTGCGGCGCGGCGGCCGGAGCCGGCTTCTCGGCGATGCGCGACTCGATGCGCGCCCAGAGGTCGTCGCTCGGCACGTCGTCGAGCTCGTCCGCGACCGACGCACGCACCACCCCGCGCACCTCGCGCAGGCCGTCGAGCTTCGCGCGCAGCGCGGGCTCGGTCTCGACGAGGCGGCGCACCTCGGACGCCTCCTCCGGCGAGAGCTCGCCGTCGAAGTACCGATGCAGCCGATCGTCTGCGAAACGCTGATCCCCCACGGCGTTCACTCCTCGACCTCGAGGTCGCCTCCTTCGACGAAGTCCTGCAGAGCCACCTGCATCTTCCGGCGCGCGTGGAAGAGGCGGCTCATGATCGTTCCCTTGGGCACCTCGAGGACCTCTGCCATCTCTTCGTAGCTGAGGCCTTCGATCTCGCGCAGGACGATCACCTGGCGGTGGTACTCGGGCAGCGTCGCGAGGGCCTCCTCGACGCGCTGCATGAGCTCGCGGCGGATCACCGTGCGACGCGGGTTCGCGTCGAGCATGCGCGGCAGAACGTGCTCGTCCGCGAGCGCACCCTCGCGATCGATCGCGTCGTCGTACTCGACGGGGCGCGCCGTCTTCTTGCGGCGGAGCTGGTCGATCGCGAGGTTCATGACGATCCGGTAGAGCCAGGTGTAGAAGCTCGAGCTGCCCTGGAACCCGTCGAGGTGCCGGTGCACCTTGACGAACGACTCCTGCACGACGTCCAGCGCGTCGTGCTTGTTCTTGAGGACGCCGAACGCGACCGCGTACGCGCGCTTGTGGTAGCGGTCGAAGAGCTCGCGGAAGGCGCGCTGATCGCCCTGCTGAGCGCGCCGCACCAGCTCGCGATCGCGCTCGCGATCCTCGGCCGCTCCTCCACCGGAACGCAGCGCAGCGGGAGGGAGCTCGTCGCCGAGCTTTTCCAGAGCTGCAGCATCGAGAGTCTCGGCGGCATCGCGCTCGGGGCTCGCATCGTCCCCGTCAGACGCGCCCGCTCCCTCGGGATTCACCGCCGCGTCGACGTTCTCGTCGGCCGCGTTCTGGTCCGAGGCGAGGCGCGACGCCTCGGACTCGCCGGACACGTCGTGATCCTCGTCGGACGTGCGCACCCCGGCCGGGGACTTGGCGCCGGAGGGCCTCGTCCCCGCGCCGCTCGCAGGGAGCTCGGCGTCCCGCCTGGCGCGCGTCATCTCGCGGATCCGTAGCACGGACGCCCGCGGGGTTGGAACACGGCGTCGCGGTCGGGTATGAGCGACGGCTCGCATGGCCATCGACCTCTCGACCCTGAACCCGCCCCAGCGCGACGCGGTCCTGCACGGCGATGCGCCGCTCGTGGTCTTCGCGGGCGCGGGAAGCGGCAAGACGCGCGTGATCACGCATCGGGTGGCGAACCTGGTCGCGGAGCGCGGGATCCCGCCGTGGCGGATCCTGGCGGTCACGTTCACCAACAAGGCCGCGCAGGAGATGCGCGAGCGCCTCGAGCACCTCGTGCCGGGCGCGGCGCGCGATCTGCAGGTGGGCACGTTCCACGCGACGTGCGCGCGCCTGCTCCGCCGCCACCACGATCGCATCGGGCTCCGGCGGGACTTCACGATCTACGACGAGGCCGATCAGCGCGCGATGATCACGCGCGTCCTGCGCGACCTGAAGATGGACGAGAAGCGCTTCCCGCCGAAGTCGATCGCGGGGCGCATCGAGCGCGCGAAGCAGGAGATGGTCGAGCCGAGCGAGATCGACGCGGGCGTGGTCGACACGCCGCACGTGCGCGCGATCGTGACCGAGTACGAGAAGCGCATGGCCGCGGCGAGCGCGCTCGACTTCGGCGATCTCATCTACCGCGTGGTGCGCGCGCTCGAGAACGACGAGGTGCTGCGCAAAGAGCTCGCGACGCGCTTCCAGCACATCCTGGTCGACGAGTTCCAGGACACGAACCACTCGCAGCTGCGCATGGTGCTCGCGCTCGCGAGCGTGCACCGCGCGCTCTGCGTGGTCGGCGACGACGACCAGAGCATCTATCGATGGCGCGGCGCGGATCGCCGCAACATCCTCGATTTCCGCCGGCATTTCCCGGACGCGCACGTGGTCAAGCTCGAGCAGAACTACCGCTCGACGAAGCGCATCCTCCGCGCATCGCACGCGGTGATCTCGCGCGCGTTCGATCGCGAGCCGAAGGAGCTGTGGACCGACAACGACGAGGGCGCGAAGGTCGAGGTGCACCGCCTCAACACCGAGCGCGAAGAGGCGAACCTCGTCGTCACCACCGCGCGCACCCTGAAGACCGAGGGCAAGTCGCTCGCGGACCTCGCGATCTTCTATCGCATCCACGCGCAGTCGCGCGTGCTCGAAGAAGCACTGCGCGCGGCCTCGCTGCCCTATCGCGTCGTCGGAGGCGTGCGCTTCTACGATCGCGCCGAGGTGAAGGACCTGCTCGCGTACCTGCGGGTGCTCTCGGTGCCCGAGGACGACGTCTCGCTGCTGCGCATCATCAACGTGCCGGCGCGCGGCATCGGGAAGACGACGATCGATCGCCTGCTCGATCGCGCCGCGGCGGCGGGCAACGGCGTGTGGGAGGCGTGCAAGGCGCAGTCGGAGGAGCGCGGCGGGAACAAGCTCGCGGACTTCGTCACGCTGATCGAGTCGCTGCGCGCGAAGGTCGCGGATCTCGATCTGCCGGGGCTCGCGCGCACCGTGCTCGACGAGACCGGCTACGTGCAGGCACTGCAGACCGAGAACACGCCGGAGGCCGACGCGCGCCTCGAGAACCTCGCCGAGCTCGTGGGCTCGATGGAGCAGTTCGTCGAGGAAGCGGAAGAGCCGACGCTGACCGCGTTCCTCGAGCGCGTGACGCTGCAGACCGACGCCGAAGGCGGCGACAGCAAGGGCGAGAACGAGATCGTCACCCTGATGACCGTGCACGCCGCGAAGGGCCTCGAGTTCCCGGTGGTGATCGTCGCGGGCATGGAGGAGCAGCTCTTCCCGTTCCGCGGGCTCGAGCAGGACGCGGATCCCGAGGAGCTCGAGGAGGAGCGCCGCCTCGCGTACGTCGCGTTCACGCGCGCGAGGGAGCGGCTGATCCTCTCGTGGGCGAGCACTCGCTACTTCTTCGGCAACCTGCGCGACTGCACGCGCTCGCGCTTCATCGACGAGCTGCCCGGCTCCGACGTGAAGTTCGTCGGCGGCACCGGCGATCGCCCGAGCTTCGGCCGCGCGAGCGCGGCGTGGATCGAGGATCGCGGGAGCTCGCGCGTGGAGCGCTTCGATGCGCGCCCCTCGCGCGTGCTCTCGACCAGCGCCGGGCCGAGCGAGGCCAAGGTCACGCGCAAGAGCGGCGGCCAGGTCTCGCTGCGCGTCGGGCAGAGCGTCAAGCACGTGCGCTACGGCCAGGGCAAGGTCGTGCGCTTCGGCACCGGCGATCCGCCCAACGTCGACGTCGAGTTCCCCGGGCACGGGAAGAAGACGATCCGCGCCGACTTCCTCGAGCCCACGTGATGGCTCACGCGCGACGGCGCTGCCCGTACGCCTCGTAGAGCAGCACCGCGGACGCGACCGCGGCGTTGAGCGAGTCCATCGCGGTCGCCATCGGGATGCGCACCGCGAGGTCACACGCGTCGATCACTGCGTCGCTCGCGCCCTGGCGCTCCGAGCCGAGCACCAGCGCGGTCGCGCCGCGATAGCTCACCGCGCGATAGTC is a window encoding:
- a CDS encoding sigma-70 family RNA polymerase sigma factor, with product MTRARRDAELPASGAGTRPSGAKSPAGVRTSDEDHDVSGESEASRLASDQNAADENVDAAVNPEGAGASDGDDASPERDAAETLDAAALEKLGDELPPAALRSGGGAAEDRERDRELVRRAQQGDQRAFRELFDRYHKRAYAVAFGVLKNKHDALDVVQESFVKVHRHLDGFQGSSSFYTWLYRIVMNLAIDQLRRKKTARPVEYDDAIDREGALADEHVLPRMLDANPRRTVIRRELMQRVEEALATLPEYHRQVIVLREIEGLSYEEMAEVLEVPKGTIMSRLFHARRKMQVALQDFVEGGDLEVEE
- a CDS encoding anti-sigma factor family protein; translation: MGDQRFADDRLHRYFDGELSPEEASEVRRLVETEPALRAKLDGLREVRGVVRASVADELDDVPSDDLWARIESRIAEKPAPAAAPQQPALRAIEGGRSEETARKPKGHDPARQRRIVGVVIAGIALAAAVLLLVLRPGEPPPGTEGQPIAEGGEPSRDDDAIDLGGGEPDAEELVFQTEVLEVDFGSNSGAVFAVEGDDGERYAVVWLADVQPKPPVESPEEITPEQ
- a CDS encoding ATP-dependent helicase, whose protein sequence is MAIDLSTLNPPQRDAVLHGDAPLVVFAGAGSGKTRVITHRVANLVAERGIPPWRILAVTFTNKAAQEMRERLEHLVPGAARDLQVGTFHATCARLLRRHHDRIGLRRDFTIYDEADQRAMITRVLRDLKMDEKRFPPKSIAGRIERAKQEMVEPSEIDAGVVDTPHVRAIVTEYEKRMAAASALDFGDLIYRVVRALENDEVLRKELATRFQHILVDEFQDTNHSQLRMVLALASVHRALCVVGDDDQSIYRWRGADRRNILDFRRHFPDAHVVKLEQNYRSTKRILRASHAVISRAFDREPKELWTDNDEGAKVEVHRLNTEREEANLVVTTARTLKTEGKSLADLAIFYRIHAQSRVLEEALRAASLPYRVVGGVRFYDRAEVKDLLAYLRVLSVPEDDVSLLRIINVPARGIGKTTIDRLLDRAAAAGNGVWEACKAQSEERGGNKLADFVTLIESLRAKVADLDLPGLARTVLDETGYVQALQTENTPEADARLENLAELVGSMEQFVEEAEEPTLTAFLERVTLQTDAEGGDSKGENEIVTLMTVHAAKGLEFPVVIVAGMEEQLFPFRGLEQDADPEELEEERRLAYVAFTRARERLILSWASTRYFFGNLRDCTRSRFIDELPGSDVKFVGGTGDRPSFGRASAAWIEDRGSSRVERFDARPSRVLSTSAGPSEAKVTRKSGGQVSLRVGQSVKHVRYGQGKVVRFGTGDPPNVDVEFPGHGKKTIRADFLEPT
- a CDS encoding TrmH family RNA methyltransferase, coding for MKRDLPEVIELAGLAPLPKPAAEIVRVLSPLVTPQRWARIEAVVSRRTRSLVPVLEDLADPHNGAAVMRSADAFGCQEVHVIEGRHRFAVSHRVTRGTHRWLDLVRHEGPVACMDHLHARGYEVFVAAMDGDIGPEELAKKPKVAIVFGNEHKGASPEVRARVDGVYRIPMEGFVESLNVSVASAITLYVASRGRHGDLDEAARDEIRARFLLATVRDAERVVKERI
- a CDS encoding serine/threonine-protein kinase, which translates into the protein MSAQRFIRCKHCGMPHEAQATSCPVTGKQLVPEQRKRVSAPPPKVAGPGYQWAHSVHPYSDPNDADPEATRSMGSLTGQVLEGKYLIAEPLGRGGMGVVYRAENTRIGKQVAIKILLRGYAKGGESERRFLREARIAGSIGHPNIVEVFDLGTLENGAPYQVMELLEGATLAARIRLEGALPIDEVLDHAEQVLSALEAAHERGIVHRDLKPENIFLHERAGLVTAKLLDFGVSKSLLNDHTLSLTQTGVVVGTPYYLAPEQARGERGVDHRVDIWAMGIVLYEALTGSLPFRADNYNALMAKILNTRPAPPRSLRPHLPDALENVILKALSFDPLRRFQTADDMLSAVRAVRGKPQRSSDRPFRSLPDARAPLAPQPSDHTLSDLTISVVQGPDDPTEISDSFQYSEIDAGRKSRG
- a CDS encoding DUF434 domain-containing protein, which translates into the protein MPDTRSHRGAAPQDESLFDEHALPALRDAVLELSWLLSRGYSDTSALALVGNRHSLTARQRTAVMRCACTDAQRDHRRARALPLDAIRDRDVDIDGFNALIVGESALSGGLVLVGRDRAHRDLASVHGTWRRVSETSQVIVAIGEALARGAPRTIRWHLDRPVGNSGRLRALLAEIAEEHGWHWAIDLDDAPDRVLAASSSIVATGDGWILDRVEGWIDLPAAVIAAHPGAWLVDLAP